The DNA window GATGACAGGTTGATGATGTGGCCGTTGCCCTGCGTTCGAAGAATCGGCAGAGTGGCTCGCAAGACGTTCCACACCCCGAAGATGTGAATGTCGAACATCGCCCGGGCCTCGGCATCGGTGGTGTCTTCGACGGATCCGATGAGCCCGTAACCAGCGTTGTTGACCACAACGTCGACCCTGCCGAAACGTTCGACGGTCTCGGTGACGGCGCTCGAGACCGATGCACTGTCGACCAGGTCGACGTCGACGATCAATAGTCGCTGCGTGTCCATCTCGTCCAGCGCTGCGGTGAGGCGCTCCGGTGAGCGGGTCGTCGCGGTCACGTTGTCGCCGCGCTTCAGAAGCTGCTTGACGAGCTCGAGACCGAGACCTCGCGACGTTCCGGTTATGAACCAGGTTGCCGGTGTGGCGGTGGGGTAGGACATAGGGAGACTCCTCGTGCGATCAGGTCGGGACTTTCCTCGACCAGTCGATCGTGAGCCAGAACTACCGTCGAAAATCGGCCATAACGCGCCCTCTTACTCCTCGGAGTTGCGTGACTAGGACTGAGCGGGCCAGGCACGACGGTCGCATTTCTGCGATGCTTCGAAGATGCCGGATGTCAACCACGAGCTAGCCGACTACCTCAGGCGCGCCCGGGCGGGTTGCGACCCGTCGCGTGCCGGCCTGCCGCAGGATGGCAGAGTGCGTCGAGTGCCGGGTTTGCGTCGTGAGGAAGTCGCGCTCCTTGCCGGGGTGTCCACCGATTACTACACGCGTTTGGAGCAAGGGCGACGAATAACACCGTCATCGGGAGTTCTCGACGCCATTGCACGAGCACTCGGTCTCGGCGAGGCAGGGCGAGTGCATTTGGGCAATCTTGTCGGGGCCACGTCGAGCGGACCTGCCCGGTCGCGGCCGGTGCAGCGGGTACGGCCGGGTCTGCGGCAGCTTGTCGATTCGCTCGATGGTCAGCCGGCGTTGATACTCGGACGGCGGTCCGACGTGCTTGCGAGCAATCGAATGGCGAACGCGTTGTTCGCCGACTTCGAGTCGATGCGTCCGAGCGAACGCAATTATGCGCGGTGGATGTTCGTCGCGGAGGACGCTCGCCAGTTGTTCGTCGACTGGGAAATTCACGCGCGTGCTGCTGTCGAGAGTCTCAGGTTCGAAATCGGAAATTATCCCGACGACAAGGGAATCAAGAACCTGATCGATGAGCTCACCAGCCACAGCCCTGAATTCCGACGCTGGTGGAGTGAGAACCGGGTGTATCAGCGGACATTCGGTTCGAAGCGACTCCGACATCCAATGGTTGGAGAGTTGACCGTCAGCTACGAAACGCTCACGATGCCCGGCGATCCCAGTCAAACGTTGTTCGTTTACACGACCGAGGTCGGCACTGCCTCCCACCAGGCCATGAACACCCTCTCCAGCTGGTCACTCACCAGTTCGACAGTCGAGTTGGACTCTGCCCCCAACGCTTCGCATCTACCGCGCTGGTAGCCAGGCGCCGTGCAGGCCG is part of the Rhodococcus sovatensis genome and encodes:
- a CDS encoding helix-turn-helix transcriptional regulator — translated: MPDVNHELADYLRRARAGCDPSRAGLPQDGRVRRVPGLRREEVALLAGVSTDYYTRLEQGRRITPSSGVLDAIARALGLGEAGRVHLGNLVGATSSGPARSRPVQRVRPGLRQLVDSLDGQPALILGRRSDVLASNRMANALFADFESMRPSERNYARWMFVAEDARQLFVDWEIHARAAVESLRFEIGNYPDDKGIKNLIDELTSHSPEFRRWWSENRVYQRTFGSKRLRHPMVGELTVSYETLTMPGDPSQTLFVYTTEVGTASHQAMNTLSSWSLTSSTVELDSAPNASHLPRW